Genomic segment of Salvia splendens isolate huo1 chromosome 12, SspV2, whole genome shotgun sequence:
CGGTTTGCTCGTCGTTGAGGTCGAATGATTgcgagccgctgccgctgctgtagtccccggctATGTTGTGTCTAGTACGCTTCGCCCCAGGAGCTCCTGCCCGCTCTTGCGCACAGATGGccctgaatttcggacaatgCTCGAGAACAAGGTACTCCTCCCACAtggtgaacttcggccagccttCCGTGTTGAATTGGGACATTGACAGCGCCTTCACGTTGgcttcgcttcggccactctcaacactgagcaggttgttctcgtatatgctCGCGAACCGCTTGGCGGCATGCAGAATCGTAGACCATttttgcggagctgctccccgTCACGCGGTCTGGCGCCTcgaggtttgaactcgttgtatgccaacaggacgcgcttccaaaagctcTTCTCgatctgatcggtgcccactatgggtCCGATGTGACGGCATCCCACGCCCGTGCAACAGCAAgggactccgctttggtgtagtgcACGGCCCGTCCACCCCCTGCTCCCGACACCGCTGCCTCGCTACCGCCGCCctcatcgccgccgccaccgccaccgccggcGCCGCTGTCACCGTGACTACCGCCTCTTCCGCCGCCACTGCTTTCacccgccgccgccaccgccactgccGGCGTATCCGGTACGCTcggactgagcagacccatcatcgtCTCTAGTGCGTCTCGATCTGCATCGGTTAAAGGAGATTTGCTGGAATGCAAAGGGGTCTCCGGCCGCGGATCGTTAAgcgcgtcgaggttgggtctgtaatctccaaacgctGAGCGGCTCAAATTCATCTGAAAAGGTTGGGGCGTGGGGCTcgacctccacggctgagatggaggaggagttggactcgatcCCCACGGAGGGGGAGTTTAACTCCAACCCCACGGCTgggaaggatagccgccatatcccgacggctgggaaggatggccgccatatcccgattcgtcgGTGCCTGGTGATTCGTCGtttccaccgtgcatttttagagagtgaaagtgtagagagtgaatgaatggagagtgtgtgaaaatggtgtaaaatgggtggtgcgggagtggtatttatattaCAATTTTCGGGAAAAAAAAATCACCTCGCCTGCCGGCGTGCCTATAGGCACCGCGATCGGGCACCGGCGCGTCCTCACACAACTTTCGCCGAAGGGCCTTCCGCCCCGAAAATGTCATCCGTCTCGGGGCGGACGTCCTCCGCACTATAGATCGGCGGGGCGGCGGCAGGAAGAGGGCGGTCGGCGCcccgcccctatagtggacactcttaggccatccacaacgctgtcactaaaccgttccttaaccgtccattaaattactattcgcaggtcccactgtacttttttactccatcccttaactaagggacggaacctgcaaccctccgtcccctaaccgtcccttaaattactattcattcaatttcatttttatttttatttccaaccaaattcaattaaaaaaacacacttcattaaaaataaaataaaattagagcataaaataaaagtacaacttaaaattaaaaaaataaaaaaagacataattaaagtcctaaaaaaataaaaatgacataatttaaagtacaattttatagaaaataaaaaacaactccgccggcgaatcatcccctgaaggcggtggaggtgcactgaagccgagaggaggcggaatgccaagttgtgctgccataaacgtAATTCTGTTAAGCCAAGCTTGGTATTGGGcgggcgtcatgcgggaagtgtccgccattgtggcagtcatgtacatggccataagggagttggGGGTCCCCccagcccgagcccgcctggcttgattcggctcggcccctcctccctctagccgccttcgccgtaTTTCTcacttgcggccgacggcgcccacgggaggaccccccggcatcatctgccgGGGTGggctcaacctcctgcgaggcaaactcttgtggcccgctacccgaaccgccctcaccagacgagtattgtcCACTCGCTGTgtgcttcgaggtcgagccagtactggaccgcacaccgccgacccacctttcctcgtccttgacgacctcccaaacatcgacatatttgaattgtttgccggtgtcgtcgaagtagacccgcaaagccgacctcagaatgtcggctctcgtggctccgctttggtaatgagccgcttcattcttgttgatggcgcagaatcgtttgacctctctgtcgactcgtcAAAGTGaacgcggagcatcttatatgtgcggcggcgggtctttttcggcttaatctcgtggtaggcctcggtggccttttcccaaaagcacttcctaggttgttgattcccgacgatgggatcgtacgagacgctgatccaggcgttgtacaccgctaGCGTTTCTTTGGGaccgtacggatgccggcctagaacctcctcctccttctcgtccgcgtccgcctccgccctggagcttccaccgcttcggcctcctcccccgcctcggccttcttccagatttggttcaacggaataatcctcccgaatctagtataatccctgcgaataccgcaaGGCGGAGGGACGGACGTATAcatccacgtcaaaattgggtggttggtacccccacGGCGTCGACGAatcggaaccacccaatgtgttgaacatgctcccccagtcgtcgaacgcgttgagatcccacccgacggagccgccaccgccggagccgccaccgccggagtttccatcgctggacattttgtgatgagatgttagatgaaaattggtgaggaaatggagatgatttgggaagaatagatgcgtagttgtgtgtgaaatgtggatgaattaggagtatttatagagtaaaaaaaatggaaaacggctataaacggtaatattaccgttttaaatttattattattatttttatttaattcaaattttaaaaaatgaattgttgcgtcagcgtgacgatgcccactcgcgggccggcgagtgggcgtcacgcatggcacCGGGGCGTGCCaagtcgcctcggcgcgtggcgtgACGTCTCGCCATTCGTCACGCCGTGACGAAATAcggaacgggctggggacgggctCCGCAACGCGTCATACCGCCGTCTCGTTCCTTCgtgacggaatacgggccacccgcgtgacgcgttgcgggtggccttagaaCTTAGAACATAGGGACTTGTGCACCTGTTTTACACTTTTCGTTTGATGCTTTGGTATTATattctttttcaattttattccaCACTAGAATACTCTTAGACCATAGTATCTTATGCCATTCAATGATGGGGTATTTCTAAACTACAAAGTCCTCTTTTATAATTCAAGTCCCCACACACGTATTAATCGACGGCttctaaaaattaatattccaccaatttttaatactataaaattaaccaagtatcaaagaaaaattaagaaatggaatattattaatttgaaaTGTTAGAATGAGCTAATGACAAGCTCTAAATATGTTTCTTTCTAGAAAAAGgttatactattatttatttagtactgttactactactattattttttgcaataattcaaaacataTTTTTGTTCTATATTCACACTCTAATTTATCGACTAACATACTTCAATAGGGAATACATTCTTTCAAAATAtctaaatatgaagaaaaatggaatatgtatattatttgttttacttttaAGACCACTTTTTCTATATTGTATTGTCCTGGATATCTTAAAACCTATGTTTTACAATCATATGTCACAATATACAATGTTTTAATATGACCCACTATTTAAATTTCTGCAATCTTTATATTATCAGTGAAATCCGTACAATTATTGGCCACTAATTCAAGATTAAAAATTGGACCACTCTAATAAGTGGGCCAACAAAAACCTAAAAAACTTATACACTGCAATTTGTTTATGATAttgagtagggatgtcaatcgggccagcccatcgggtttcgggccaatcctactcgggttgcgggtcaattgGGTGCgagctaatcgggttgtgatttctttcgtgttataaaagttcaaccctaaccctaaaaactcaggtttcgggctagcccagcagGTTAATcaggttgctaccgataatatcaatgttttaaaaaccggaccggtaGGTGAACCAGCGAAGCatcggttcacggttcaactggTCGGACCGAAATACTGTAGcaaatagaatatatatattaatatataatatattattacaaaaatatcaaaatttagtGAATGGTATAAAAAATTGATCATTTCGTCAATGATTAGTTTAATTGTGGATTCACTATTAACTAGCCATTATACCTAAACTCAAGAGATTTAGCATAGTGAATCAAATTTAGAATAAATAATCAAACTATATATGACTAGAAGAAGACTTTTCCCAACTACGGAGTAATTTGTAATCATACATACAACTTGTATACTACATTTATCATTGAgcatttcattttcttatttctATCATCTCATGCGTGTGTCAATTGTGAATTGTGCAATGAGTGCATTCAATTAATTCTTCATATTTGATATAATACCGTTTCTTGAAAAAACTCCCACATCGATTTGGAGAGAAAAAGTGGGGCTAGCAATAAATATATTCCCACATCGACTGCAATAGGGAGGTAAAGCTAGAATAGAACCGTAACTATTAAAAGAGCTAATTTATAacccaacaaaaaaaataggcaT
This window contains:
- the LOC121757894 gene encoding zinc finger protein ZIC 2-like — its product is MNLSRSAFGDYRPNLDALNDPRPETPLHSSKSPLTDADRDALETMMGLLSPSVPDTPAVAVAAAGESSGGGRGGSHGDSGAGGGGGGGDEGGGSEAAVSGAGGGRAVHYTKAESLAVARAWDAVTSDP